The proteins below come from a single Chitinophaga pinensis DSM 2588 genomic window:
- a CDS encoding family 43 glycosylhydrolase translates to MLRSLICFLLLMTSVAYGQQTFKNPVLPGGPDPWCVYKDGYYYYMHTMGNRLELWKTKNVAQLKDAPHKTIWTPPASGPYAKNIWAPEIHYLKGKWYVYFAADNGDNQFHRIYALENSSPDPTQGTWEFKGKVTDPEDKWAIDASVFEHHGKLYMIWSGWEGDKNGRQDIYIAAMKDPLTIQGKRVKISTPQYPWETKGDLGDPNLKHIDVNEGPQMLQHKGLLFIIYSGSACWTDDYALGMLVADEKSDLLNPASWKKHDQPVFRQSTENKVYAPGHNSFFTSPDGKEYWILYHANDHPGDGCGGKRSPRIQRFSWNKMGWPVFGTPLKTDTLLQIPRS, encoded by the coding sequence ATGCTAAGATCACTTATTTGCTTTTTGTTGCTAATGACGTCTGTTGCCTACGGACAGCAGACGTTTAAAAATCCGGTCCTGCCGGGCGGGCCTGATCCCTGGTGTGTGTATAAGGATGGATATTATTATTATATGCATACGATGGGTAACCGCCTGGAGCTGTGGAAAACAAAGAACGTCGCTCAACTGAAGGATGCACCACATAAAACCATCTGGACGCCACCGGCTTCCGGTCCTTATGCCAAAAATATCTGGGCGCCTGAAATCCATTATCTGAAAGGGAAATGGTATGTCTATTTTGCTGCGGATAATGGTGATAATCAGTTCCATCGTATTTATGCGCTGGAAAACAGTTCACCTGATCCAACGCAGGGTACCTGGGAGTTTAAAGGAAAGGTAACTGATCCGGAAGATAAGTGGGCCATTGATGCCAGTGTGTTTGAGCATCACGGAAAATTGTATATGATATGGTCAGGATGGGAAGGAGATAAGAATGGCCGGCAGGATATCTATATCGCCGCCATGAAAGATCCGCTTACCATCCAGGGGAAAAGGGTAAAAATATCGACACCGCAGTATCCATGGGAGACCAAGGGAGATCTCGGAGATCCTAATCTAAAACATATAGACGTTAACGAGGGGCCGCAGATGTTGCAACATAAAGGGTTACTTTTCATCATTTATTCGGGATCCGCCTGCTGGACAGACGATTACGCATTAGGGATGTTAGTGGCTGATGAAAAAAGTGATCTGTTGAATCCGGCTTCGTGGAAAAAACACGACCAGCCGGTTTTCAGACAATCTACTGAAAACAAGGTCTATGCGCCTGGTCACAATTCTTTCTTTACATCGCCTGACGGCAAAGAATACTGGATCTTGTACCACGCCAATGACCATCCGGGAGATGGTTGTGGAGGAAAGAGATCACCCAGAATCCAGCGGTTTAGCTGGAACAAAATGGGCTGGCCGGTGTTCGGAACACCGTTAAAAACAGATACTTTACTACAAATCCCCCGTTCCTGA
- a CDS encoding RagB/SusD family nutrient uptake outer membrane protein, with amino-acid sequence MKKYLLILTAVISIITTGCLKDDEFLTTDPTNLLTDDAVWKSSDLVLSVLADLYDRYPEQQTITNWAEFTNFDEAFASEAGQYWRTKQVDYPTGWWSLWDYGYIRDLNLFVQKCQAANELAADARARFLAEARFLRAAIYFEEVKRMGGVPLILEPMEYNFSGDPTYLQHARAKESDIYDFVISELDSVKNVLPDDGGIKSRATRAAALAMQSRAALYAGSIAKYGGSTPLVSLPGGEVGISADKAVAYFTKALEASQAVITGGKYSLYKKKAEDLQENFASLFYDKSNNPEVIFVQDFKLKSGKTQDWTLANQPWSSAEEQQGGRVNPSLNLALQYEKLDNTFAPFATNNGSDYVYYNNPGDIFAGRDARLGGTIMLPGSRFKGVPLDIWAGVMYWKDGKYNIITGDNFGDRDSIPVAGSPRSSQVVGTDGPVDGLQYSAQTGFFVRKFMDPTVGSGQIGTRSDVWWVRFRYAEVLLNAAEAAFELGQPGLSSTYINQLRERAGFTTQLTDAQMTFDRIVHERRVELAFEGHEMFDNKRWRIAHKVWNGENISAADVTSNLGKADRVNTMIYAMWGYKIYNPGNANDGKWVYRIVKPSNVTAAHRFNLGNYYSVIGSDILSNNPKLVKNPNH; translated from the coding sequence ATGAAAAAATATTTGCTGATACTGACAGCTGTCATCTCAATCATAACAACAGGATGCTTAAAGGATGATGAATTCCTGACGACTGATCCTACCAATTTGCTTACTGACGATGCAGTATGGAAAAGCTCCGATCTGGTGCTTTCTGTACTGGCTGATTTATACGACCGTTATCCTGAACAGCAGACCATTACCAACTGGGCTGAGTTTACCAACTTTGATGAGGCATTTGCTTCAGAAGCTGGTCAGTACTGGAGAACCAAACAGGTAGATTATCCTACCGGATGGTGGTCTTTGTGGGATTACGGTTATATCCGTGACCTGAACCTGTTCGTGCAGAAATGCCAGGCTGCTAATGAGCTGGCTGCTGATGCACGCGCCCGTTTCCTGGCAGAAGCCCGCTTCCTGCGTGCTGCTATTTACTTTGAAGAAGTAAAACGTATGGGTGGCGTTCCTTTGATCCTGGAACCAATGGAATATAACTTCAGTGGTGATCCTACTTACCTGCAACATGCACGTGCGAAGGAATCCGATATATATGATTTCGTGATCAGTGAACTGGATAGCGTGAAGAATGTATTGCCTGATGATGGCGGTATCAAATCCCGCGCAACCAGAGCCGCCGCATTGGCGATGCAATCAAGAGCTGCTTTATATGCAGGTTCCATTGCGAAGTATGGCGGATCCACGCCGCTGGTAAGTCTGCCGGGTGGTGAAGTGGGCATATCTGCCGACAAAGCAGTTGCTTATTTTACAAAAGCACTGGAAGCATCCCAGGCGGTGATTACCGGAGGTAAATATTCTTTATACAAAAAGAAAGCAGAAGACCTTCAGGAGAATTTCGCTTCACTCTTCTATGATAAGTCAAACAACCCGGAAGTTATCTTCGTACAGGATTTCAAATTGAAGTCAGGTAAAACACAGGACTGGACGCTGGCTAACCAGCCATGGTCTTCCGCCGAGGAACAACAGGGAGGTAGAGTAAATCCATCCCTGAACCTGGCCCTGCAATACGAGAAACTGGATAACACGTTCGCGCCATTCGCTACGAATAACGGCAGTGACTATGTGTACTACAATAATCCGGGTGATATTTTCGCTGGCAGAGATGCCCGTTTGGGTGGCACGATCATGTTACCTGGCAGCCGTTTCAAAGGTGTTCCACTAGACATCTGGGCAGGCGTGATGTACTGGAAGGATGGTAAATACAATATTATCACTGGTGATAACTTTGGCGACAGAGACAGTATTCCGGTTGCGGGATCTCCAAGGAGTTCTCAGGTAGTGGGTACAGATGGTCCGGTAGACGGGCTGCAATACAGTGCACAGACCGGTTTTTTTGTTCGTAAGTTCATGGATCCTACAGTGGGTTCTGGTCAGATAGGTACCCGTAGTGATGTATGGTGGGTACGTTTCCGCTATGCAGAAGTATTATTAAATGCAGCAGAAGCTGCTTTCGAACTCGGTCAACCCGGTCTTTCATCCACTTATATTAACCAGCTGCGTGAGCGCGCAGGTTTTACTACCCAGCTCACAGACGCCCAGATGACCTTTGACAGGATCGTACACGAAAGACGTGTGGAACTGGCCTTTGAAGGACACGAGATGTTTGATAACAAACGTTGGAGGATCGCACATAAAGTATGGAACGGGGAAAATATCTCTGCTGCTGATGTGACGAGCAATCTTGGTAAAGCTGACAGGGTAAACACCATGATCTATGCGATGTGGGGGTATAAAATCTATAATCCGGGTAATGCAAATGACGGTAAATGGGTGTACAGAATTGTAAAACCGTCCAATGTAACTGCCGCACACCGCTTTAACCTGGGGAACTACTATTCTGTGATAGGCTCAGATATCCTTAGTAATAACCCTAAGCTGGTGAAGAATCCTAATCATTAA
- a CDS encoding DUF3823 domain-containing protein, whose product MKKTFVYIALALTAFACKKDNYDPPSSTLSGHITYQGMPINVSSKDVTFELWEPGWGKSGAITVNVKEDGSYSALLFDGNYKLVIPRSQGPFRSITNAETKTDTMLLTVSGSRDMNIEVMPYYMVRDAKLTVSGTTVNANCKLEQIITDANARNVESVFLYVNQTQFVDGTNYLARTALNGSDIADLANVSLSVNVPDNHSANGASGDQDYVFARIGVKISGVEDLLFSEVQQINLK is encoded by the coding sequence ATGAAAAAAACATTCGTATATATAGCTTTGGCACTGACTGCTTTTGCCTGTAAGAAAGATAATTATGATCCACCTTCCTCTACCCTTTCGGGTCATATTACCTATCAGGGAATGCCGATCAACGTCAGTTCAAAAGACGTAACTTTCGAACTCTGGGAACCTGGATGGGGTAAAAGCGGGGCTATTACTGTCAATGTAAAAGAGGATGGTTCTTATTCCGCGCTGTTATTTGATGGTAATTATAAACTGGTTATCCCTCGTTCACAGGGACCATTCAGATCCATCACGAATGCAGAGACTAAAACTGACACGATGCTGTTGACCGTAAGTGGTAGCCGTGATATGAATATTGAGGTGATGCCTTATTATATGGTCAGGGATGCGAAGCTGACAGTAAGTGGTACTACCGTGAATGCGAACTGTAAGCTGGAACAGATCATCACAGACGCAAATGCCAGAAACGTGGAATCTGTGTTCCTGTATGTAAACCAAACCCAGTTTGTAGACGGAACTAACTACCTTGCGCGTACGGCGTTGAATGGTAGTGATATCGCCGACCTGGCTAATGTCAGTCTGAGTGTGAATGTGCCAGATAATCATTCCGCCAATGGCGCAAGCGGCGATCAGGATTACGTATTCGCCCGTATCGGCGTGAAAATCAGTGGTGTGGAAGATCTGTTGTTTTCTGAAGTTCAGCAGATTAATCTGAAATAA
- a CDS encoding YceI family protein, with product MKLFQHAASFASIGVIAVITAFTVQVQTTAPIPATVTTVAATSKVTAFQVDNKSSKLLWTARKVTGEHTGTINISNGTLNVENNALQSGSFKLDTRSIAVTDIKDADGNAKLTGHLKSDDFFAVEKFPAADFAITGIKPHGNNLYDVTGKLTIKGITNDISFPATVVIDKGKLTANAKIKVDRTKYDIKFRSKNYFENLGDKAIYDDFDLDITLLANAQ from the coding sequence ATGAAACTTTTTCAACACGCTGCATCTTTCGCTTCGATAGGCGTGATCGCTGTGATCACCGCTTTCACCGTGCAGGTTCAAACTACAGCTCCTATACCTGCAACTGTAACAACTGTTGCTGCTACCAGTAAAGTCACGGCTTTCCAGGTAGATAATAAAAGCAGTAAACTCTTATGGACAGCCCGTAAGGTAACCGGAGAGCATACCGGTACTATCAATATCAGCAATGGTACGCTGAATGTTGAAAACAATGCGCTGCAAAGCGGCAGTTTTAAACTCGATACCCGCAGCATTGCCGTAACTGATATTAAAGATGCGGATGGTAACGCAAAGCTGACCGGCCATCTGAAGAGCGACGATTTCTTTGCTGTGGAGAAATTCCCGGCGGCTGATTTTGCTATCACAGGTATTAAGCCGCATGGCAACAACCTGTACGACGTCACCGGCAAACTGACTATTAAAGGTATTACCAACGACATCAGCTTCCCTGCCACCGTGGTGATCGATAAAGGTAAGCTGACCGCCAATGCAAAGATAAAAGTGGACAGAACGAAGTACGATATCAAATTCCGTTCTAAAAACTACTTTGAAAACCTGGGCGATAAGGCTATCTACGATGACTTCGATCTGGATATAACACTGCTCGCTAATGCTCAGTAA
- a CDS encoding peroxiredoxin family protein has protein sequence MNTIARIGVKGLLATVLFGSTVFATEKKPLFLKEGVWRGVFTVNEANVPFNFEFKGKDPEHSVFSLINGTRRDEFKVKRVGDDSLFIKMNTYDAALFAKIESDGRITGEYRSLVPNFRGNALPFVAEAGKKYRFVEPGKDVKPAVNLSGKWELQIYSKEPTPNRIGLLKQDGNRLTGVIMSVVGDSRELEGTVQGNEFELSGFTGPSPIYIKGHINDDQSFTGELSLGIYNNVKFDGNKNANAELPDPYKLTYLKEGYKKLDFTLPDLNGKQVSLSDAKYKDKVVIVEIIGTWCPNCTDQTAFLAPWFKKNKDRGVEAIAIGFEQKDDLEYARYTLGKLKDKYGIEYDILFGGIADKKVASEKLPALNRMMAFPTTIIIDRNGDVRQIHTGYTGEITGNYFNDYVKKWNDDLDALIAEPVRQDVAIK, from the coding sequence ATGAACACAATTGCCCGTATCGGAGTAAAAGGCCTGCTGGCCACTGTACTATTCGGCAGTACTGTATTTGCAACTGAGAAAAAGCCCCTGTTTTTAAAAGAAGGCGTATGGCGTGGTGTTTTTACTGTTAATGAAGCCAACGTGCCTTTCAACTTCGAATTCAAAGGAAAAGACCCCGAGCACAGCGTGTTCTCATTGATCAATGGTACCCGCCGTGATGAGTTTAAAGTAAAGCGTGTCGGAGATGATTCGCTGTTTATAAAAATGAATACCTATGATGCTGCGCTGTTTGCAAAGATCGAATCAGACGGCCGTATCACCGGTGAATACAGAAGCCTCGTGCCTAACTTCAGAGGTAACGCATTGCCTTTTGTAGCGGAGGCCGGTAAGAAATACCGTTTTGTAGAACCGGGGAAAGACGTCAAACCTGCGGTGAATCTGTCCGGGAAATGGGAATTACAGATCTACAGCAAAGAACCTACGCCTAACCGGATCGGACTATTGAAGCAGGACGGTAACCGTCTGACAGGCGTAATCATGTCTGTTGTAGGCGACAGCCGTGAGCTGGAAGGCACTGTACAGGGCAATGAATTTGAACTGTCAGGTTTTACCGGCCCAAGCCCGATATATATCAAAGGTCATATCAATGACGACCAGTCTTTTACAGGAGAACTGAGTCTGGGGATCTATAACAATGTAAAGTTCGATGGTAATAAGAATGCCAATGCTGAACTGCCGGATCCTTACAAGCTGACCTACCTGAAAGAGGGCTATAAGAAGCTTGATTTCACTCTACCTGACCTGAATGGTAAACAGGTATCGCTGAGCGATGCAAAGTATAAAGACAAAGTGGTGATCGTTGAGATCATCGGCACCTGGTGTCCTAACTGTACTGATCAGACGGCGTTTCTTGCTCCCTGGTTCAAAAAGAACAAAGACCGTGGTGTTGAGGCTATCGCCATCGGTTTTGAGCAGAAAGATGACTTGGAATATGCCCGGTACACATTAGGTAAATTAAAAGATAAATACGGTATTGAATATGATATTCTTTTTGGTGGCATTGCTGATAAGAAAGTGGCTTCGGAAAAACTTCCGGCACTCAACCGTATGATGGCATTCCCTACAACTATTATTATAGATCGTAACGGTGACGTGCGTCAGATACATACGGGTTACACCGGTGAGATTACCGGTAATTATTTTAACGATTATGTAAAGAAGTGGAACGACGATCTGGATGCGCTGATTGCAGAACCTGTCCGTCAGGACGTGGCCATCAAATAA